A stretch of Henckelia pumila isolate YLH828 chromosome 4, ASM3356847v2, whole genome shotgun sequence DNA encodes these proteins:
- the LOC140865964 gene encoding uncharacterized protein isoform X3 has product MEATSINNRIRAIDLLKQHTNMDGHVARESEDDERNIGGGGIDEDKRKRAAEAAALGGGGASSKRGSIVIGGGGGGGGGGGGGGGSSMKMCQAENCSVDLRDAKAYHRRHKVCEHHAKAQVVVVAGIRQRFCQQCSR; this is encoded by the coding sequence ATGGAAGCCACTAGTATTAATAACAGGATTCGCGCAATTGACCTTCTCAAGCAGCATACGAACATGGACGGCCACGTTGCTCGTGAATCGGAAGACGATGAGCGGAATATTGGCGGTGGTGGGATCGATGAGGATAAGAGGAAAAGGGCGGCGGAGGCGGCGGCTTTGGGGGGTGGCGGCGCCTCCAGCAAGAGAGGGTCGATTGTAattggtggtggtggtggtggtggtggtggtggtggtggtggtggtgggaGTTCGATGAAGATGTGCCAGGCGGAGAATTGCTCCGTGGATTTGAGAGATGCCAAGGCTTATCACCGGCGGCACAAGGTCTGCGAACACCACGCCAAGGCGCAGGTGGTGGTGGTGGCCGGAATCCGGCAGCGGTTTTGCCAGCAATGCAGCAG
- the LOC140860418 gene encoding uncharacterized protein: MELLKKKQSGYLATPVRNIPFSAEILESELPKNFKFPHVGEYDGKGDPKEHLSHFENAALLHKYSDPIKCRVFLNTLIGPAQQWFNLLRPGDIKEFKDFSKAFLHHFSSSKKHPTTTLSLFAIKQQGQEDLRVYIRRFSALALEVPTATTDLLISAFTQGLTTGDFLKSLIKKPPSTYDELLAWAEKYVNLEEIQVSLLNSGMDRPPSPKSTRIHNTSRKMGLSPRPKLLGQFTSFTPLRMGKTQAMRICEEKRLLQRPSLSEQGPRRPKSDKYCDFHNEYGHNTNDCRQLEQEIERIIQQEPGMKDRLARQKRGYPSNKRSHEGPDHYASRP; this comes from the coding sequence ATGGAGCTTTTGAAGAAGAAGCAGTCCGGATATCTAGCCACACCAGTCCGGAATATTCCCTTTTCCGCTGAGATACTGGAGTCCGAACTCCCCAAAAACTTTAAATTCCCGCACGTTGGGGAATATGATGGAAAAGGGGATCCGAAAGAGCACCTGTCTCATTTTGAGAATGCTGCGTTGTTGCATAAATATTCCGACCCTATCAAGTGCCGGGTCTTCCTCAATACTTTGATAGGACCAGCTCAACAATGGTTCAACCTATTACGTCCAGGGGATATCAAGGAGTTCAAGGATTTCAGCAAGGCTTTCCTACACCATTTTTCTAGTAGCAAAAAGCATCCCACCACTACTCTCAGTCTTTTCGCTATCAAACAGCAAGGTCAAGAGGATTTGCGAGTATATATTCGTCGATTTAGTGCTCTGGCTCTTGAAGTACCTACTGCTACTACTGATCTGCTCATCAGTGCCTTTACCCAAGGACTTACTACAGGGGATTTTCTTAAATCCTTGATCAAAAAACCGCCGTCTACATACGATGAACTGCTTGCTTGGGCCGAAAAATATGTGAATTTAGAGGAGATACAAGTTTCCCTGTTAAATAGTGGGATGGACAGACCACCCAGCCCGAAGAGCACCAGGATCCATAACACATCACGGAAGATGGGGCTATCGCCCCGACCCAAACTCTTAGGACAATTCACGTCCTTCACCCCTTTAAGGATGGGTAAAACTCAGGCCATGCGAATATGTGAAGAAAAGAGACTTCTACAGAGACCTTCATTGAGTGAGCAGGGGCCCCGCAGGCCAAAATCTGATAAGTATTGTGACTTTCACAATGAGTATGGACACAATACTAATGATTGTCGTCAGCTGGAGCAAGAGATTGAGAGAATAATTCAACAGGAGCCAGGTATGAAGGATAGGTTGGCACGACAAAAAAGAGGATACCCCTCGAATAAGAGGAGTCACGAAGGCCCCGATCATTATGCATCAAGACCCTGA
- the LOC140865964 gene encoding uncharacterized protein isoform X2 gives MEATSINNRIRAIDLLKQHTNMDGHVARESEDDERNIGGGGIDEDKRKRAAEAAALGGGGASSKRGSIVIGGGGGGGGGGGGGGGSSMKMCQAENCSVDLRDAKAYHRRHKVCEHHAKAQVVVVAGIRQRFCQQCSRL, from the coding sequence ATGGAAGCCACTAGTATTAATAACAGGATTCGCGCAATTGACCTTCTCAAGCAGCATACGAACATGGACGGCCACGTTGCTCGTGAATCGGAAGACGATGAGCGGAATATTGGCGGTGGTGGGATCGATGAGGATAAGAGGAAAAGGGCGGCGGAGGCGGCGGCTTTGGGGGGTGGCGGCGCCTCCAGCAAGAGAGGGTCGATTGTAattggtggtggtggtggtggtggtggtggtggtggtggtggtggtgggaGTTCGATGAAGATGTGCCAGGCGGAGAATTGCTCCGTGGATTTGAGAGATGCCAAGGCTTATCACCGGCGGCACAAGGTCTGCGAACACCACGCCAAGGCGCAGGTGGTGGTGGTGGCCGGAATCCGGCAGCGGTTTTGCCAGCAATGCAGCAG